The Etheostoma spectabile isolate EspeVRDwgs_2016 chromosome 24, UIUC_Espe_1.0, whole genome shotgun sequence genome contains a region encoding:
- the sctr gene encoding secretin receptor isoform X1 — protein sequence MEKRNPSDTMKQVGLIGVLLLPQAKSSSWCHPHVHLAKEEEQCVADLLLFKSQKATENNISVHCEGMWDELNCWPPASLGETVSQPCPEFFNSQAEVHRNCTASGWTDPLVPHEDACGYTFNETLHFLRESSDSHLYFSYVKTMYTAGYTLSLISLAIAVTIFCLFRKLHCTRNHIHIQLFISFILRAIFIFIRDSLLFTNEELYHCDHYPVACKVVLMFSNYSILANYSWLLAEGHFLITLVSRSFFSLKKHLAWYIVLSWGLPLIVIVSWGCAKYFYEDEGCWETRRHEWIWWILRVPVLLTISINLIFFGGILRILVNKLRMPDAQRNEFSQYKRLIKSTFFLVALFGLHYILFVFLPVEVSSSVFQIWTFAELALSSTQGFVVAVLYCFMNGEVQHEFQRRWRRWRLTRHLPSRRRQHHSSISHSGSPHTQVSLLPCSPGSPAAGGLPVDTVQM from the exons ATGGAAAAAAGGAACCCGTCAGACACAATGAAACAAGTTGGACTTATTGGAGTGCTACTGTTACCCCAG GCCAAATCATCATCATGGTGTCATCCTCATGTTCATCTTGCGAAAGAGGAGGAACAGTGCGTGGCAGATCTGCTACTTTTTAAGTCACAAAAAGCAACAG AGAACAATATAAGTGTACACTGTGAAGGAATGTGGGATGAACTGAACTGCTGGCCTCCTGCTTCTCTTGGGGAGACCGTCTCTCAGCCATGTCCAGAGTTTTTCAATTCCCAAG CTGAAGTCCATCGCAACTGCACTGCCAGTGGCTGGACAGACCCTCTCGTCCCACATGAAGATGCATGTGGCTACACTTTCAATGAGACGCTTCACTTTCTCAGAGAG TCCTCAGACTCCCATTTGTATTTCTCCTACGTGAAGACCATGTACACAGCCGgatacacactctctctcatctccctcGCCATCGCCGTCACCATATTCTGTCTGTTTAG AAAGCTGCACTGTACCAGGAACCACATTCACATCCAGCTGTTTATCTCCTTCATCCTGAGAgccatcttcatcttcatcagagACTCTCTGCTGTTTACCAATGAAGAGCTCTATCACTGTGACCACTACCCT GTGGCATGTAAGGTGGTGTTGATGTTTTCCAACTACTCCATCCTGGCAAACTACAGCTGGCTGCTGGCGGAGGGTCACTTCCTCATCACCCTGGTGAGCCGCTCCTTCTTCTCCCTGAAGAAACACCTCGCCTGGTACATCGTCCTCAGCTGGG GTTTACCTTTGATTGTTATTGTCTCCTGGGGATGCGCCAAGTATTTTTATGAAGACGAAGG CTGTTGGGAAACCAGGAGACATGAATGGATTTGGTGGATTCTTCGAGTACCAGTTCTTCTGACTATATCT ATCAATCTCatcttttttgggggcattttgaGGATACTGGTAAACAAACTCAGAATGCCAGATGCACAGAGGAATGAATTCAGCCAGTACAA GAGGCTAATCAAATCCACGTTCTTTCTGGTGGCTCTGTTTGGTCTGCATTACATCCTGTTTGTTTTCCTCCCCGTTGAAGTCAGCAGCTCAGTGTTCCAGATATGGACCTTTGCCGAGCTGGCTCTGTCATCCACACAG GGTTTTGTGGTCGCTGTGCTCTACTGCTTCATGAACGGAGAG GTGCAACACGAGTTtcagaggaggtggaggagatgGAGGCTAACTCGGCACCTCCCCAGTCGGCGCCGGCAGCATCACAGCTCCATCAGCCACAGTGGCTCTCCCCACACACAGGTCTCCCTGCTGCCCTGCTCTCCAGGCAGCCCGGCAGCCGGCGGACTCCCCGTAGATACTGTGCAGATGTGA
- the LOC116673976 gene encoding acyl-CoA-binding protein isoform X2: MTAATGWKMSVMCEKHTVSTSQHRERSLLQDELDKQGAGTAAAVCQFQPAVMNESFEQAVEDVKSLKQRPGYGVLGDVYGLYKQATVGDVNIARPGMFDLAGRGKWDAWERRKGMSKEEAKAAYVKLVEELKKEYGF; the protein is encoded by the exons ATGACTGCTGCAACGGGCTGGAAAATGTCAGTAATGTGTGAGAAACACACTGtaag CACATCCCAACACAGAGAAAGGTCTCTATTGCAGGACGAGTTGGACAAGCAAGGTGcagggacagcagcagcagtgtgtcaGTTTCAACCAGCAgtcatgaat GAGTCCTTTGAGCAAGCAGTGGAGGATGTGAAGTCACTGAAACAAAGACCCGGCTATGGAGTGCTGGGGGATGTGTATGGTTTATATAAGCAAGCCACAGTTGGCGATGTTAACATAG CGCGTCCAGGGATGTTTGACCTTGCAGGACGAGGAAAATGGGATGCATGGGAACGTAGGAAAG GTATGTCCAAGGAGGAAGCAAAGGCCGCCTATGTAAAGTTggtggaggagctgaagaaggAATATGGGTTCTAG
- the LOC116673972 gene encoding LOW QUALITY PROTEIN: C1q-related factor-like (The sequence of the model RefSeq protein was modified relative to this genomic sequence to represent the inferred CDS: inserted 1 base in 1 codon) produces the protein MVLLALAVAVPLLLLRTSDTSAHYYEMMGTCRMVCDPYTPKPGSATAMEVIQNVNGIAPQPPMAQGSRGEPGRPGKPGSRGPPGEPGPPGPRGPPGERGNGKLAFPAVTGPVGSENGETDGVNSTANSFRIAFYVGLKNPHEGYEVLKFDDVITNLGNQYDASTGKFTCHVSGIYFFTYHVLMRGGDGTSMWADLCKNGQVRASAIAQDADQNYDSSNSAVLHLDSGDEIYVKLDGGKAHGGNNQQYXTFSGFIYTRLNAAQQVPWTVITTTKLFPLTYMVRYVSPLLKIGSTTHRRICNCILCSFSERPFV, from the exons ATGGTTCTGCTGGCTCTGGCCGTGGCGGTCCCGTTACTGCTGCTCCGCACCTCGGACACCTCCGCTCATTACTACGAAATGATGGGCACCTGTCGGATGGTTTGCGACCCGTACACCCCAAAACCGGGAAGCGCCACCGCCATGGAGGTGATCCAGAACGTAAACGGTATCGCTCCGCAGCCGCCGATGGCGCAGGGGAGCCGCGGGGAGCCCGGGCGACCGGGTAAACCGGGATCCAGGGGTCCGCCGGGAGAACCAGGACCCCCGGGTCCGAGGGGGCCACCGGGTGAGCGCGGCAACGGTAAACTCGCCTTCCCCGCGGTAACCGGACCTGTTGGGTCTGAGAACGGCGAAACGGACGGTGTGAACTCCACGGCCAACAGTTTCAGGATCGCTTTCTACGTTGGTCTGAAGAACCCACATGAGGGGTATGAGGTGTTAAAGTTTGACGACGTGATTACAAACTTGGGGAACCAGTACGACGCCAGCACCGGGAAGTTCACCTGCCATGTGTCCGGGATCTATTTCTTCACCTACCATGTGTTGATGCGGGGAGGAGACGGGACCAGCATGTGGGCCGACCTGTGCAAAAACGGACAG gtaCGAGCCAGTGCCATTGCTCAAGATGCAGACCAGAACTACGACTCCAGCAACAGCGCCGTGCTGCACTTGGACTCGGGAGACGAGATCTACGTCAAACTGGATGGCGGCAAAGCTCACGGAGGCAACAACCAACAGT GCACCTTCTCTGGCTTCATCTATACCCGACTAAACGCAGCACAGCAGGTTCCTTGGACAGTAATCACCACAACAAAACTGTTTCCATTGACGTATATGGTCCGATATGTTTCTCCTCTTTTGAAGATAGGTTCCACGACACACAGGCGTATCTGCAACTGTATACTCTGTTCATTTAGTGAGAGACCTTTTGTATAA
- the LOC116673974 gene encoding metalloreductase STEAP3 gives MPEEMSRPLIRGRVDGGGSRHLEASMSEAGAPVIGILGTGDFSRSLARRLVASGYQVVVGSRNPKRSAALFPEEAEVTSQMEAASQADLVFVAVFPEHHSTLVDLKPTLAGKTLVDVSNGLRINQDGPSNAEQLADLFPESSIVKGFNTISAWTLQMGPRDGSRQVLLCSNSSKAKNSVMQLCRRMGFIPVDMGLLSSSLEIENLPLYLFPSWRIPVLCTLSLFIFFYTYNFLRDVLQPYVTAHRNVFYKMPIETVNVTLPSVALVMLALVYLPGVCAAFLQLWSGTKYNRFPDWLDRWLTRRKQLGLCSFLCAALHAIYSLCLPMRKSASFKLLNALKQGKDLWIEEEVWRMELYLSVGIMALGLLSLLAVTSLPSVANTVNWREFSFIQCTLGNCALSMATLHTLLFGWDRAFDPAQYRFYLPPTFILVLILPLAVLLGRLALCVPCVARRLGQIRRGWEKSRHIRFTLPDDDCCNGLENVSNV, from the exons ATGCCTGAGGAGATGTCGAGGCCTTTGATCCGAGGCAGAGTTGACGGAGGAGGCTCCAGACATCTTGAAGCCTCCATGTCTGAAGCTGGCGCTCCAGTTATTGGCATTCTGGGTACGGGCGACTTCTCCCGCTCATTGGCTAGGAGGCTGGTGGCCTCTGGTTACCAAGTAGTGGTGGGGAGTCGAAACCCCAAACGCTCCGCGGCTTTGTTCCCTGAAGAGGCCGAG GTGACCTCCCAGATGGAGGCAGCCAGCCAGGCAGACCTGGTCTTTGTCGCTGTGTTCCCCGAGCACCACTCCACGCTGGTGGACCTGAAGCCGACTCTAGCTGGAAAGACCCTGGTGGATGTCAGCAATGGTTTGAGAATCAACCAGGACGGGCCTTCGAATGCCGAACAGCTGGCCGACCTGTTTCCAGAGAGTTCTATAGTCAAAGGGTTTAACACCATATCAGCCTGGACGCTCCAGATGGGACCTCGGGATGGAAGCAGGCAG GTTTTATTGTGCAGTAACAGTAGCAAGGCCAAGAATTCAGTGATGCAGCTCTGTCGCAGAATGGGCTTCATCCCCGTCGATATGggcctcctctcttcttctctggaGATCGAAAACCTCCCCCTCTATCTATTCCCCTCCTGGCGCATCCCAGTCCTCTGCACCCTGTCCTTGTTCATCTTCTTTTACACGTACAACTTCCTCCGGGACGTCCTGCAGCCCTATGTCACAGCGCATAGGAATGTTTTCTACAAAATGCCCATCGAGACCGTTAACGTCACTCTTCCCTCCGTGGCCTTGGTGATGTTGGCGCTGGTCTacctgcctggtgtgtgtgCCGCGTTCCTCCAGCTGTGGTCTGGCACCAAGTACAACCGCTTTCCTGATTGGCTGGACCGGTGGCTAACTAGGAGGAAGCAGCTTGGACTGTGTAGCTTCCTGTGTGCAGCTCTACACGCCATCTACAGTCTGTGCCTCCCCATGAGGAAGTCTGCCAGCTTCAAACTGCTCAACGCTTTAAAACAG GGGAAGGACTTGTGGATTGAAGAGGAGGTTTGGAGGATGGAGCTCTATCTCTCCGTGGGCATCATGGCCCTCGGGCTGCTCTCTCTGCTGGCTGTCACCTCGCTGCCCTCAGTGGCCAACACTGTCAACTGGAGGGAGTTCAGCTTCATACag TGCACGCTGGGTAACTGCGCCCTGTCCATGGCCACCCTCCACACACTCCTCTTTGGCTGGGACCGTGCCTTTGATCCGGCCCAGTACCGCTTCTACCTGCCTCCTACCTTCATACTGGTCCTGATTCTGCCCCTCGCCGTCCTGCTGGGCCGCCTGGCTCTCTGTGTGCCCTGCGTGGCCAGGCGGCTCGGACAGATCCGCCGCGGCTGGGAAAAGAGCAGACACATCCGCTTCACCCTGCCGGACGATGACTGCTGCAACGGGCTGGAAAATGTCAGTAATGTGTGA
- the LOC116673976 gene encoding acyl-CoA-binding protein isoform X1, with the protein MKCVDAAILWWKNICSPFFQSTSQHRERSLLQDELDKQGAGTAAAVCQFQPAVMNESFEQAVEDVKSLKQRPGYGVLGDVYGLYKQATVGDVNIARPGMFDLAGRGKWDAWERRKGMSKEEAKAAYVKLVEELKKEYGF; encoded by the exons ATGAAATGTGTGGATGCTGCCATCTTGTGGTGGAAGAACATTTGTTCCCCCTTTTTCCAAAg CACATCCCAACACAGAGAAAGGTCTCTATTGCAGGACGAGTTGGACAAGCAAGGTGcagggacagcagcagcagtgtgtcaGTTTCAACCAGCAgtcatgaat GAGTCCTTTGAGCAAGCAGTGGAGGATGTGAAGTCACTGAAACAAAGACCCGGCTATGGAGTGCTGGGGGATGTGTATGGTTTATATAAGCAAGCCACAGTTGGCGATGTTAACATAG CGCGTCCAGGGATGTTTGACCTTGCAGGACGAGGAAAATGGGATGCATGGGAACGTAGGAAAG GTATGTCCAAGGAGGAAGCAAAGGCCGCCTATGTAAAGTTggtggaggagctgaagaaggAATATGGGTTCTAG
- the sctr gene encoding secretin receptor isoform X2 encodes MEKRNPSDTMKQVGLIGVLLLPQAKSSSWCHPHVHLAKEEEQCVADLLLFKSQKATGMWDELNCWPPASLGETVSQPCPEFFNSQAEVHRNCTASGWTDPLVPHEDACGYTFNETLHFLRESSDSHLYFSYVKTMYTAGYTLSLISLAIAVTIFCLFRKLHCTRNHIHIQLFISFILRAIFIFIRDSLLFTNEELYHCDHYPVACKVVLMFSNYSILANYSWLLAEGHFLITLVSRSFFSLKKHLAWYIVLSWGLPLIVIVSWGCAKYFYEDEGCWETRRHEWIWWILRVPVLLTISINLIFFGGILRILVNKLRMPDAQRNEFSQYKRLIKSTFFLVALFGLHYILFVFLPVEVSSSVFQIWTFAELALSSTQGFVVAVLYCFMNGEVQHEFQRRWRRWRLTRHLPSRRRQHHSSISHSGSPHTQVSLLPCSPGSPAAGGLPVDTVQM; translated from the exons ATGGAAAAAAGGAACCCGTCAGACACAATGAAACAAGTTGGACTTATTGGAGTGCTACTGTTACCCCAG GCCAAATCATCATCATGGTGTCATCCTCATGTTCATCTTGCGAAAGAGGAGGAACAGTGCGTGGCAGATCTGCTACTTTTTAAGTCACAAAAAGCAACAG GAATGTGGGATGAACTGAACTGCTGGCCTCCTGCTTCTCTTGGGGAGACCGTCTCTCAGCCATGTCCAGAGTTTTTCAATTCCCAAG CTGAAGTCCATCGCAACTGCACTGCCAGTGGCTGGACAGACCCTCTCGTCCCACATGAAGATGCATGTGGCTACACTTTCAATGAGACGCTTCACTTTCTCAGAGAG TCCTCAGACTCCCATTTGTATTTCTCCTACGTGAAGACCATGTACACAGCCGgatacacactctctctcatctccctcGCCATCGCCGTCACCATATTCTGTCTGTTTAG AAAGCTGCACTGTACCAGGAACCACATTCACATCCAGCTGTTTATCTCCTTCATCCTGAGAgccatcttcatcttcatcagagACTCTCTGCTGTTTACCAATGAAGAGCTCTATCACTGTGACCACTACCCT GTGGCATGTAAGGTGGTGTTGATGTTTTCCAACTACTCCATCCTGGCAAACTACAGCTGGCTGCTGGCGGAGGGTCACTTCCTCATCACCCTGGTGAGCCGCTCCTTCTTCTCCCTGAAGAAACACCTCGCCTGGTACATCGTCCTCAGCTGGG GTTTACCTTTGATTGTTATTGTCTCCTGGGGATGCGCCAAGTATTTTTATGAAGACGAAGG CTGTTGGGAAACCAGGAGACATGAATGGATTTGGTGGATTCTTCGAGTACCAGTTCTTCTGACTATATCT ATCAATCTCatcttttttgggggcattttgaGGATACTGGTAAACAAACTCAGAATGCCAGATGCACAGAGGAATGAATTCAGCCAGTACAA GAGGCTAATCAAATCCACGTTCTTTCTGGTGGCTCTGTTTGGTCTGCATTACATCCTGTTTGTTTTCCTCCCCGTTGAAGTCAGCAGCTCAGTGTTCCAGATATGGACCTTTGCCGAGCTGGCTCTGTCATCCACACAG GGTTTTGTGGTCGCTGTGCTCTACTGCTTCATGAACGGAGAG GTGCAACACGAGTTtcagaggaggtggaggagatgGAGGCTAACTCGGCACCTCCCCAGTCGGCGCCGGCAGCATCACAGCTCCATCAGCCACAGTGGCTCTCCCCACACACAGGTCTCCCTGCTGCCCTGCTCTCCAGGCAGCCCGGCAGCCGGCGGACTCCCCGTAGATACTGTGCAGATGTGA